The following proteins are encoded in a genomic region of Thalassophryne amazonica chromosome 5, fThaAma1.1, whole genome shotgun sequence:
- the LOC117511363 gene encoding zinc finger protein 165-like isoform X1, with the protein MSLQSKMSKSAVEAAGEKWAQNLKSSTKCLPCIPELKQDMSDTLCKMPSNRDIVGRFLGLFDELKGRHDRLRKISEEVLKLWEKLNFPVLSKQQASAKVDKLITSFEKHRKRPNAEFEENLAHLFDITKTNGNWLCSEDKELYKRQIESGGRVGYTTVKVAPMSTIHPSKRAKRTSEPSTSQTVISESSDSEEGSSSDIVHMLEAKEEVVPEQQDGSSRLDQEDPDHLAIKEEQEELQISQDREQLQRLQDDDVIKFTLTHGHVKGEDESLQLSELKSREAEPGASSSDRYVKTESDGGEPDPELHPAADEKTHSSDADTDNSDDWEPSCQARAGSNSPCKKVSVSQRRRHSGQKQYICSECEKTFHYTWDLKSHMRCHTGEKPFSCSFCAKRFRQSAHVVSHMRIHTGEKPHVCSVCNQSFTQKTHLTVHMKVHTGGQMFGCSVCKKSYSRKSYLKSHKCKVEYDAESFLNFVKRTSMY; encoded by the exons ATGTCCTTGCAAAGTAAAATGTCAAAATCAGCGGTGGAAGCAGCAGGGGAAAAATGGGCACAAAATTTGAAATCAAGCACAAAGTGCCTTCCTTGTATACCAGAGCTGAAACAGGATATGAGTGACACATTATGTAAAATGCCTTCCAACAGAGACATCGTTGGAAGATTCTTGGGACTTTTTGATGAATTGAAAGGACGACATGACCGACTCAGAAAAATATCTGAGGAAGTGTTGAAGCTTTGGGAGAAGCTGAATTTTCCTGTTCTTTCCAAACAACAAGCGTCTGCAAAGGTTGACAAACTTATCACATCTTTTGAAAAACACAGAAAGCGACCAAATGcagaatttgaagaaaatcttgcTCATCTGTTCgatattacaaaaacaaatggaaaTTGGCTTTGTAGTGAGGACAAAGAACTGTACAAAAGACAAATTGAATCAGGAGGCAGGGTGGGATATACGACTGTGAAAGTGGCTCCTATGTCAACAATCCATCCATCAAAAAGGGCCAAACGCACATCAGAACCCTCGACAAGCCAAACGGTTATCTCTGAATCCAGTGATAGTGAGGAAGGAAGCAGCAGTG ATATTGTGCACATGTTGGAGGCTAAAGAAGAGGTTGTGCCAGAGCAGCAGGATGGGAGCTCCAGACTGGACCAGGAGGACCCAGATCACCTGGCCATTAAAGAGGAACAGGAAGAACTTCAGATCAGTCAGGACAGAGAACAGCTTCAAAGGCTGCAGgatgatgatgtcataaagttcACACTGACTCATGGGCATGTGAAGGGTGAAGATGAGTCGCTTCAGTTGTCAGAGTTAAAGAGCAGGGAGGCGGAGCCTGGAGCTAGCAGCTCTGACAGATACGTGAAAACAGAATCTGACGGTGGAGAACCAGACCCGGAGCTGCATCCAGCTGCTGACGAAAAGACGCACTCTTCTGATGCCGACACCGACAACAGTGACGACTGGGAGCCGAGCTGCCAGGCCCGGGCAGGTTCAAACTCTCCCTGCAAAAAAGTCTCCGTCAGTCAGAGAAGACGTCACAGTGGCCAGAAACAGTACATCTGCTCAGAGTGCGAGAAAACCTTCCACTACACGTGGGATCTGAAGTCACACATGAGGTGTCACACGGGAGAAaaaccattcagctgctcctTCTGTGCAAAGCGTTTCAGGCAGAGTGCGCACGTGGTGTCGCACATGAGAatccacacaggagagaaacctcACGTCTGCTCTGTGTGCAATCAGAGTTTTACGCAAAAAACTCACCTGACCGTCCACATGAAAGTGCACACAGGAGGACAAATGTTCGGATGCAGCGTCTGTAAGAAAAGCTACAGCAGGAAGtcttacctgaaaagccataagTGCAAAGTGGAGTACGACGCTGAGTCTTTCCTCAACTTTGTAAAGCGCACGTCTATGTACTGA
- the LOC117511363 gene encoding zinc finger protein 184-like isoform X2, giving the protein MDCCHNKLLNESLKAEVTQRNADIVHMLEAKEEVVPEQQDGSSRLDQEDPDHLAIKEEQEELQISQDREQLQRLQDDDVIKFTLTHGHVKGEDESLQLSELKSREAEPGASSSDRYVKTESDGGEPDPELHPAADEKTHSSDADTDNSDDWEPSCQARAGSNSPCKKVSVSQRRRHSGQKQYICSECEKTFHYTWDLKSHMRCHTGEKPFSCSFCAKRFRQSAHVVSHMRIHTGEKPHVCSVCNQSFTQKTHLTVHMKVHTGGQMFGCSVCKKSYSRKSYLKSHKCKVEYDAESFLNFVKRTSMY; this is encoded by the exons ATGGATTGTTGTCATAATAAGTTGCTGAATGAGAGTTTAAAAGCGGAAGTGACGCAGCGTAATGcag ATATTGTGCACATGTTGGAGGCTAAAGAAGAGGTTGTGCCAGAGCAGCAGGATGGGAGCTCCAGACTGGACCAGGAGGACCCAGATCACCTGGCCATTAAAGAGGAACAGGAAGAACTTCAGATCAGTCAGGACAGAGAACAGCTTCAAAGGCTGCAGgatgatgatgtcataaagttcACACTGACTCATGGGCATGTGAAGGGTGAAGATGAGTCGCTTCAGTTGTCAGAGTTAAAGAGCAGGGAGGCGGAGCCTGGAGCTAGCAGCTCTGACAGATACGTGAAAACAGAATCTGACGGTGGAGAACCAGACCCGGAGCTGCATCCAGCTGCTGACGAAAAGACGCACTCTTCTGATGCCGACACCGACAACAGTGACGACTGGGAGCCGAGCTGCCAGGCCCGGGCAGGTTCAAACTCTCCCTGCAAAAAAGTCTCCGTCAGTCAGAGAAGACGTCACAGTGGCCAGAAACAGTACATCTGCTCAGAGTGCGAGAAAACCTTCCACTACACGTGGGATCTGAAGTCACACATGAGGTGTCACACGGGAGAAaaaccattcagctgctcctTCTGTGCAAAGCGTTTCAGGCAGAGTGCGCACGTGGTGTCGCACATGAGAatccacacaggagagaaacctcACGTCTGCTCTGTGTGCAATCAGAGTTTTACGCAAAAAACTCACCTGACCGTCCACATGAAAGTGCACACAGGAGGACAAATGTTCGGATGCAGCGTCTGTAAGAAAAGCTACAGCAGGAAGtcttacctgaaaagccataagTGCAAAGTGGAGTACGACGCTGAGTCTTTCCTCAACTTTGTAAAGCGCACGTCTATGTACTGA